Proteins encoded within one genomic window of Eurosta solidaginis isolate ZX-2024a chromosome 1, ASM4086904v1, whole genome shotgun sequence:
- the LOC137246819 gene encoding uncharacterized protein isoform X1 — translation MVYGQSCEQDCGMFAEMFVSCIWRYSENESLYVHYFFYFSSEKGRNPTIFEGDLDVDEAIKTIHKALKSGINYIDTAPFYGQGRSEEVLGMALKHVPRSAYYIATKVGRYEKDFDKMIDFSAKKTRASIEKSLKLLGINYVDVIQIHDIEFSEDLDIVVNECLPELEEIVKEGKAKYIGVTGYPLARLKECIERVPGRFSSVLTYSRFTLLDDSLKSYLEFFQKQDLAIVCASGHALGLLTNAGPQPWHPASEEIKNLCRKAADICKEANIELGKLAMHYFMQLDGVSTFLTGMQTRKLLDINLAAYYNGLNKKEQETLQLLRKTIFTKSLNWEGNELEIYWAAMKKKK, via the exons atggtgtatggccaaagctgcgaacaagattgcggaatgttcgctgaaatgttcgtgtcgtgtatttggcgctatAGTGAAAATGAAAGCCTTtatgttcattattttttttatttttccagtGAAAAG ggacgtaatccaacaatttttgaagG TGATCTTGATGTGGATGAGGCCATAAAAACCATTCACAAAGCACTTAAGTCAGGCATTAATTACATTGATACGGCACCATTTTATGGACAAGGGCGCTCGGAGGAGGTCTTGGGAATGGCATTGAAACACGTACCTAGGAGTGCCTATTATATAGCAACAAAAGTTGGACGTTATGAAAAGGACTTTGATAAAATGATTGATTTTTCAGCTAAAAAGACGAGAGCTAGTATTGAGAAGAGTTTAAAGTTACTTGGAATTAATTATGTGGATGTTATCCaa ATTCATGACATCGAATTTTCTGAAGATCTTGACATTGTCGTGAACGAATGTCTACCTGAATTGGAGGAAATCGTCAAAGAAGGAAAGGCGAAATATATTGGTGTAACCGGATACCCATTAGCGCGCCTAAAGGAATGCATTGAACGAGTTCCCGGCCGCTTTTCT TCGGTGTTGACATATTCGCGCTTTACTCTACTGGATGACTCTCTCAAATCATATTTGGAGTTTTTTCAAAAACAAGATTTAGCCATTGTTTGTGCTTCCGGTCATGCACTTGGCCTTCTTACAAATGCGGGACCACAACCATGGCATCCAGCTAGcgaggaaataaaaaatttatgccgGAAGGCTGCAGATATTTGCAAAGAGGCTAATATCGAACTAGGAAAGTTGGCCATGCACTACTTTATGCAATTGGATGGTGTATCCACATTTCTAACCGGAATGCAAACACGTAAGCTTTTGGATATCAATTTGGCTGCATACTATAATGGGCTAAACAAGAAGGAGCAGGAAACGTTACAACTATTACGCAAAAC AATTTTTACAAAGTCACTGAACTGGGAAGGCAACGAGTTGGAAATTTATTGGGCAGCtatgaaaaagaaaaagtaa